Proteins found in one Lycium ferocissimum isolate CSIRO_LF1 chromosome 6, AGI_CSIRO_Lferr_CH_V1, whole genome shotgun sequence genomic segment:
- the LOC132059284 gene encoding rubisco accumulation factor 1.1, chloroplastic-like has translation MFSLTVNSPKPLSLSTPFLPTHPHYPTPSIIHKPNGPNLNSRTITSLMMPPSSGERRQPQYSTSPPQQQQHLYQPFRPPPSPLPPKFRNLDTNSKLEVLINRLGLWYEYAPLIPSLTSEGFISSTLEEITGITGVEQNRLVVGAQVRETLIEANLDQETLSFFDSGGAELLYEIRLLSARQRADAAKFMVRNGFDAKQANELARAMKDFPRRRVDYGWDKFNGDSPGDCLAFLFYRLAIEHAAAGAEELRMVAMEKALEVVESESARTLLVDVVEGKGVEKESVIDDVAMVPLVRMKLGEVAESSVVIVLPVCKAESREMEVEAAPWECGGVGDFGVVEAEKDWRRWVVLPGWQPIAGLERGGVAVSFKSGKFLPWREKRKYKEEPVLVVADRGRKEVTMDDGFYLVLGGGNGSGDETLKVESGSTLKEMGVEKSLGMVLLVVRPPRWEDEDTQLIDDE, from the coding sequence ATGTTTTCCCTCACTGTAAACTCCCCTAAACCTCTCTCCCTCTCCACCCCATTCCTCCCTACCCATCCCCACTACCCCACACCCTCCATAATCCACAAACCAAATGGTCCAAATCTCAATTCAAGAACCATAACATCACTAATGATGCCACCTTCTTCAGGTGAAAGAAGACAACCTCAATACTCAACAtcaccaccacaacaacaacaacatcttTATCAACCTTTTAGACCACCCCCTTCACCTTTACCACCTAAATTTCGCAATCTTGATACCAATTCTAAGCTTGAAGTTCTTATAAATAGACTTGGTCTTTGGTATGAATATGCCCCTTTAATCCCTTCTTTAACTAGTGAAGGTTTTATATCTTCTACACTTGAAGAAATCACTGGGATTACTGGTGTTGAACAGAATAGATTAGTAGTTGGTGCACAAGTTCGTGAAACTTTAATTGAGGCTAATTTAGATCAAGAAACACTGTCGTTTTTTGATTCCGGGGGTGCTGAGTTGTTGTATGAAATAAGGTTGTTGAGTGCTAGGCAAAGAGCTGATGCTGCTAAGTTTATGGTGAGGAATGGTTTTGATGCAAAACAAGCGAATGAGTTAGCTAGGGCAATGAAGGATTTCCCGCGTAGACGTGTGGATTATGGTTGGGATAAGTTTAACGGCGATTCGCCTGGTGATTGTTTGGCTTTCTTGTTTTATAGGCTAGCTATAGAGCATGCTGCTGCTGGTGCTGAGGAGTTGAGGATGGTGGCCATGGAGAAGGCGTTAGAAGTAGTCGAGTCTGAAAGTGCTAGGACTTTGCTTGTTGACGTGGTAGAAGGAAAAGGGGTGGAAAAGGAGAGTGTTATCGATGATGTGGCGATGGTTCCTTTAGTGAGGATGAAGTTAGGGGAGGTAGCTGAGTCGAGTGTGGTGATCGTTTTGCCTGTTTGTAAGGCAGAGTCGAGGGAAATGGAGGTGGAGGCAGCCCCGTGGGAGTGTGGTGGGGTCGGGGATTTTGGAGTTGTGGAGGCGGAGAAGGATTGGAGGAGGTGGGTGGTTTTGCCAGGGTGGCAACCAATTGCCGGATTAGAGAGAGGTGGAGTAGCAGTGTCGTTTAAGAGTGGCAAGTTTTTGCCGTGGAGGGAGAAGAGGAAGTACAAGGAAGAGCCAGTTTTGGTAGTGGCTGATAGGGGAAGGAAGGAAGTGACAATGGATGACGGGTTTTACTTGGTGCTTGGTGGTGGCAATGGGAGCGGTGATGAGACATTGAAAGTGGAAAGTGGGTCAACATTGAAGGAAATGGGGGTTGAAAAAAGCTTGGGAATGGTGCTTTTAGTAGTCAGGCCACCAAGGTGGGAAGATGAAGATACTCAACTTATTGATGATGAGTAG
- the LOC132061087 gene encoding uncharacterized protein LOC132061087 produces MNVFDSLVIKGETVASSTKGEKYSTIKVSSSSSISNNFSKDIDWNFGRKGPTQHEVICNFCDKSSKGGIIRQKQHLLGIGTNSKACKRCPESVKAEIRAYMEQNNAVKTQMRFDTCVTDHMDDSDDDMDEVGEIRPRPSKTQKRKGPMNLYYPQKPKEGAGLPFTCVNDKSFKKVIDYKGEYGPNMKPPTYHEVRVTYLKKEVQKVDDIVEEHKVQWSKFGCPNMMDKWSAWNRKMVINVLRTIESIGKDNVIQVVTDNASENVKAGHMMQGSFPHIYWTPCTAHCINLIFRDIFKINQYASVFSKTTKIYAYISQRPLLLNLMRKFTNERNLFLHAKEKLKKLVTSNEWKQSKHAKEITGKEVARNLISPSFWDDVCKALKVGSPLIIVLRLVDGKKKPPKGYLYEAMDLCKESIAKAFGADERKYDKNAAVETLDGEVWDDYISCLEKLVPDPRLRDRMSIELGKYKRVDGTFGKESAITARDRLSLVEWWLQYGNHVPVLQKFAVKVLSLTCSASGCERNWSIYEHIHSKKRNRLELKCLNDLVYIKCNRRFKRRYKARDTIDPIRLENIEDVNEWVTGAPEDLAEEELEDGGLTWGIVASASGCEESIYGLRASCSMNKNKGVASSTSS; encoded by the exons ATGAATGTCTTTGACTCCTTGGTTATTAAAGGGGAGACAGTTGCATCTTCCACCAAAGGAGAG AAATATTCCACCATTaaagtttcttcttcttcttccatcaGCAACAATTTCAG CAAAGACATAGATTGGAATTTTGGTAGAAAAGGTCCAACTCAGCATGAAGTTATATGTAATTTTTGTGACAAAAGTAGCAAGGGTGGAATAATCCGGCAAAAACAACATTTACTTGGTATTGGAACAAATTCTAAAGCTTGTAAAAGATGTCCGGAATCGGTTAAGGCGGAAATAAGGGCCTATATGGAACAAAATAATGCGGTAAAAACTCAAATGCGTTTCGATACATGTGTGACTGATCATATGGATGATAGTGACGATGATATGGATGAAGTTGGTGAAATAAGGCCTCGTCCCTCCAAAACTCAAAAGAGGAAAGGTCCTATGAATCTTTATTATCCACAGAAGCCAAAGGAAGGGGCAG GGCTCCCTTTTACTTGTGTCAATGacaaaagttttaaaaaagtcATTGACTATAAAGGAGAATATGGCCCTAATATGAAGCCTCCAACCTATCACGAAGTTAGAGTTACTTATCTAAAAAAAGAGGTGCAGAAGGTGGACGACATTGTTGAGGAGCATAAAGTGCAATGGAGCAAGTTTGGATGTCCTAATATGATGGATAAGTGGTCAGCATGGAATAGAAAAATGGTCATCAATGTTTTG AGGACTATTGAGTCAATTGGAAAGGATAATGTTATACAAGTGGTTACCGATAATGCTAGTGAGAATGTAAAAGCAGGTCACATGATGCAGGGCTCATTCCCACATATTTATTGGACTCCATGTACTGCCCATTGTATCAATTTGATATTTCGTGACATTTTCAAGATCAACCAGTATGCTTCAG TTTTTAGCAAAACCACTAAGATCTATGCTTACATCAGTCAAAGGCCATTGCTATTAAACTTGATGAGGAAGTTTACAAATGAAAGAAATTTG TTTttacatgcaaaagaaaaacttaagaAGCTAGTCACTTCAAATGAATGGAAACAAAGCAAACATGCAAAGGAAATTACGGGAAAAGAGGTTGCGAGGAATCTTATTTCTCCATCATTTTGGGATGATGTTTGTAAGGCACTTAAAGTTGGTAGTCCTTTGATTATCGTACTTCGTTTGGTGGATGGGAAGAAAAAACCACCAAAGGGCTATCTTTATGAAGCTATGGATCTTTGCAAAGAATCTATTGCAAAGGCATTTGGGGCTGATGAGAGGAAGTATGACAAA aatgcAGCTGTTGAAACTTTAGATGGAGAAGTGTGGGATGACTACATTTCATGTCTTGAGAAGTTGGTCCCTGATCCTAGATTGAGAGATAGAATGTCGATTGAGCTTGGTAAGTACAAACGAGTAGATGGGACATTTGGTAAGGAATCTGCCATTACAGCTAGAGACCGTTTGTCACTAG TCGAATGGTGGTTGCAATATGGTAACCATGTTCCAGTCTTGCAAAAGTTTGCTGTCAAAGTActaagcttaacttgtagtgcATCTGGATGTGAAAGAAATTGGAGCATCTATGAACAT ATTCACTCCAAGAAGAGGAATAGACTTGAGCTAAAATGTCTCAATGATCTAGTGTACATTAAGTGCAATAGAAGATTTAAGCGTCGCTATAAAGCTCGCGATACCATTGATCCAATTAGGTTGGAGAATATTGAGGATGTAAATGAATGGGTAACTGGAGCACCCGAAGACCTTGCAGAAGAAGAGTTAGAAGATGGTGGTCTCACTTGGGGTATTGTTGCTTCGGCAAGTGGATGTGAGGAGAGTATT